The Culex pipiens pallens isolate TS chromosome 2, TS_CPP_V2, whole genome shotgun sequence DNA window attatttttaatttgtgatgaTTTTTAGGCCACTGTAAATATGTTCtggttttattatttacatcatacaaaaacataatttctaaaaaaattaaaatgtgttttaaccctttcgagcctgatgGTTCAATTAtgaccaaaatatcaaaatttccaaaactagcctataactTTCGTATGTTCATAAgaattatttttccattttttttttaattcaggcctgaaagggttaaaatgcattttacactagcccagttgttttgttatcaagttttcaaaatatttaggttttgataaaaaaaatattgctaataaaactttttgcggaATTACACAttggaattaaacaaaaattcaatcaaaaatgcatttaaaattgtttttacagtccagactcgattatccgagggCCTTGGCGAAATTTCActccggataatcaaaacttcgaataatcgaaccaccaaaaaaatttttttctgttgtcttatttttgattgttgagattaagtatgacccctaaactgctctaaaatgatttagaattttttaaatccaaaatggcggccaaagaagcggtgatgaaatattgaaaaaatgcattttttaatttaatcggCAATCAACCAGTCAAATTTGTCGAAAATGCGGTCACAGAActcaattttgatgtttaaagcaagaaaataaaaaacatacgattttttttcttcatgattcgattattcgaagtcccataatcgaggctttggataatcgagtctggactgtatttgattcgattttttccataagtttttaaagttttatgaaaCAAACATTTGCCTCCTTTTTTTTGGGGCGATTTTAAAGGAAAGGATAaacatagaaaaatatttgcaacggcctaacaaagaaaaagaagacgatgtattttaatttagaaaatattttcttttctacgtatgttaaaattaatattCTCAAAAACTGTTGCAATGaaactgtttttaaaatattaaacatagaaaaatatttgcaacggcctaacaaagaataaaaatacgatgtattttaatttagaaaatattttcttatctacgtatgttaaaattaatattCTCAAAAACTGTTGCAACCGCTTGTCTTTTAATTTTTAGTCAAATTGATAGAATGTTAAACTCTTTAAAAACTATAATAAGccagcaaaaatgttttttttgaagttttgtactaaatgctttaaaaaaaaagtcaggatgcaaaacatttaagatttaTGAAATCTAAAAACAGCactgaatttttaatattatctCAGAAAAGGTGTGAGCAAGACGTACCTTTAATCTTTtcctttataattattttttattcaacaaattgATAAAGCTTATGAACTACATGaaaagaggtaaatttacatattacaatttacaattcgatgtttttttcattttcttctgTAAATATGGTAGTTTTCAGGAttgagtttcaaatttattagAAATAACAAGGATAACTTTccagaaatttcaaatatttatcgattttttaaatgttaaaaaaaaaaacattttttagaaattgCTAAAGAATTGAAGGTCAGAAGCGCAATCAATAAAATTCCAAATtgtgtttaatgtttttatctTCACTTCAAAAATCTTTCGTTTAAGAggttacatgtagaaaatctcataATTATATAGCGcggaaaattcatcaaatcctCTATTTACATGATTGTAAATCACTAATCATAGTTTCatgtagttaaaaaaaatacaaaaataaaaaaaacagagaatttttcatacacactaaaaaaatataaattttacacaTGACGTAATCACAAACTTCACTTAAAAACAAAGCATGTAATCCGAAACGCGAtgtaaaataatgttaattATCACACAACAGTTAAAATTTTAGCCACGCAAACAAAACTAGAATATTACATCTAATGAAATGATCAACAAAAcacttttgattgaattttacgTTTCGTTCAATGCACATGACTGGAGCGTGtactttgatgtaattttaagtgAAACGAAACTTAATTTCGCGACGGTTTGCTTCATTCTGCTTGGCAGTGTAACAAACGTCAGCCATGTTGTTGTAAATCAAAACATTGCAGCGGCTGCGGTTGAGGCGCAGTCTTTCTTCAAAATTCGACCTAAATTCGTCCGTAATGGTAAATATAActggtttttgtgtttttcagatTGATAATtaatttgttgatgatttcacAGATGTTCTCCGTCGGAATTCGTCCAGGAATTTCCACTTTGACCAGGCCGTAACAGACGGCAACTTCTACCAAACTTCCAAGTTTCCGAAGAAAAGTGATCTGGCCGTAGGAACCAAAAGCTACTACGGACGTGAACCATGGGGATCGGATCGAATCAGCCGGGTGGTCACGACCTGTTAGGACGAACTCAGCCCGGTGAGGACAATAAATGGCATGAGAGAACTGAGTGCGAGCGACCTTCTGAGACCCGTCAGGAATTTGGCGACGGAACAACATCTGACCTTCGGAGGAATTCTATGATCAAACTAGAAGGAAAAACAAACTGAAGTGTTGCGACTAAACGTGAAAAATTGTGATGAGTGAAATATAATTATggtgatttttcaataaaaaatatcgatGAAATCGAGTATAAACATGTTTCTTTTCATTAGTAAGAAATAGTCGATTCCAATAAGAATATTTTCCCACAAGAATAGCGTAAAGCGTAATATTACACGACCTCGGTTGGTTGTGTGGTtcgtgtaattttcaaatgagacaTAATTTTGCGTCTtatttgacgctccagttatgtgcattgaaaaaacagaaaattacacgattttttcgaagTGTGTATGCCATATTTTGTGTTTCGTATTATTAACTTAACTCTTTAAAGCTTTTTAATAAACTTGCTTTTCGACAACacagatttgaaaataaaaaagtaatcgTTCAGCAACATTTGGCGATAATTTTGGTCGTacaattataaataaaactttttaaatttagccaTCTACCAAAAGTTCAAGCATATTTTGACGTTTCACCTGCAACGACTGGGAACGAAATTGCTCccgtttttagaattttgaagttCATTCGCTGAGCTTTATACTtaccaaaatttcacgcaaatgaAGAGAGTCTTGGTCTCTTTCGGGTTTCTCTCTCAGTGAGTGTTTAGTGAAACTCTTTCCATGGAGAGTCTTTTATCGCCTTTGATAAGTATTTCGAGTGATTTTCACTAATTTTAGTTCCCGAAATCGTTGACATACATTGTGGAAACGCATGGTACATTTCATCTTTACAAAGTGACTATTAGCCTGGgtccaaaaaattaaagttgctcaaatcaaaaattatatgagatttcctgaaagagtactcaaaatggaggctcaggccaaaatttcagcccatttggttgaaaactggcttgccttgagcaggaacaagtttaaatgggaattaacccgtaaaactggagcatttaggtaaattgctctgtacaagtcagccgttaacaaatgacgacttttgcataccatggggtcctatgggatggtctggggaacaattcctccaaagggtgcaagacgatccgaggtcCCTGTtcttgccttgaaccggattcattccagcgtcgcagaaattctcatggtcccagctaaatgtatagggaaaaatcaaagcacactaagaaggctgcctcgatcagaggacgccacatggcaatcagccaccacgtggcaggagggtatcatcaatttttgcttttaaagtGGTTTTGTTATTTCTAGGACACTTTATTCAACCAGATATTTGATCAAAAACACCTTAACAACgcgaaatgtaattttgaagccgaatttgaagttatttccctgccacgtggtggctgattgccatatggcgtcctctgatcgaggcagccttcttagtgtgctttgatttttccctatacatttagctgggaccatgagaatttctgcgacgctggaatgaatccggttcaaggcaagaACAGGgacctcggatcgtcttgcacccttcggaggaattgttccccagaccatcccataggaccccatggtatgcaaaagtcgtcatttgttaacggctgacttgtacagagcaatttacctaaatgctccagttttacgggttaattcccatttaaacttgttcctgctcaaggcaagccagttttcaaccaaatgagctgaaattttggcctaaacctccattttgagtactctttcgggcaatctcatataatttttgatttgagcaactttaatttttttgacccgggctagtgACTATGCGTCTCCATGATTTTGCTATGATGTTACTTCATATGATCATGGAGACGCACGGTTTATGTTTTCGATTCAATCGAACATTTTGGGAATCACCGTACCGGGTCCCACTTCCGGACGCCCCTGCCaaaggttattttttgttcttcgGGTCTCTTCTTCCTCTCTGTCCCTCTCCGTATATATCATTTAATGATCTTTCATGTATGTATTCATGCTGTTTCAACTTATTATTTCTCCCTCTTGGCCGTTTGCCGTATTTTTTCCGCTTCCCTAGGTAGAGAACGAGTCGGCGGAGTAGGAAGAAACCATCATcatcacgacgacgacgacgaccaccgTCATCATCCCCTTGGCGGTACAAATACACACGGGCTGGAGGTTCTTCAACGCGCGAGTGGGTCTACGCGGTATGAGCCGTGAAGAAGAGTACAGTGCGGCCGCTATTACCGGAACGTTACCGTCGCCGGTGTGAGTGCCGTCCACTCgcgtgcgttttttttttcaaggtggtATTGGTGCAATCGGGGCCACTAGTTTGCCGGTGTAGTAGTTAGCAAATCATTGCGCGTTGTGACAAGGCGGGTGTTAGAGAAGCCCCCTGGGTGGAAAGAAGGGAAGAACGACATTCACCGACGCGCTCgcgtgtttgtttgtgttggtGGCAGCGCTGTGATACAGAAGGGTGTGTGCGTGAGCATTCGTTATGTGGTGAAGCTGGTTTTTGATGAAGTGAGGCTTCATTTAGTGGATAAGCAGTAGCAGAGCTTAACGCATCGCAACGCGCGTACGGAACGTATTGAACCTCCTCGGAGagaagaatttgggaattggtGTCCAGGTTCTTCGGTCGGAGCCGGAGTTCCGTGGTGTGAATCCGTGGTGGACCGGAATACAATCTACGGTTTCGGGATAGCAATCGCGTATCGCGGATGACATGAGCAGCAAGTGACCGCGACCGAGAAGATCCAATCTGCACGGTGTGTGAGCAGCACCACATtagtaaaacaaacaaataatacTAGTTTTAGTAATGATTACTAAAAAGTGAGCTGATAAGTGGGCAAATATGTGTGAGTATCTccgcctctctctctctctcgtccaAATCAGATGATTCACGTGCATGCAATAAATCTTGGACCAACTCCGTATTCTCGACAAGTACAAGCTTCTTCAGCGTTCGGCGAGGGAGTAATGTAAAATTCTCCAATCTCCACTCAatcgaagtaaaaaaaaacgaaacgagaCGTAGCAAATCTGTGTGCGTGTGTGACAGCAGCGCACCACCTGGTGGTGTGAGTTTGTACTACGGCAGATCGTCGTCTGTGCTCTGTCTGGTTGTCTCTGTTGCGCGCGTGACACGAGTGATGAAGACctggctgtgtgtgtgtgtgagttttgcACTGTGAATATTGTGGAGGGAAGCGAAAATCAACAATCACTTCACGGGAGATACATATTGAACGATGTCGATgggagtgtgtttgtgtgcgtttGTATGTATTTTTGTAGGGTATTTTCGTTGGGATATATCATCATCAATAGAGTGTATTGGATGGACATGATGCCGACCGTAGAGTGGAGCGGGATAGATTcttgaaatgaaaatattgtgcaAGACTATTTCGGattgtagaaatatttttttttaatttagtattTCTTATTTCTAAAAAGTAGGCTGAAAATAttagtcaaattttgtttttgagcaattctatTCCAAATAGGGATTCGgttgaccctctccgatttcaatgaagctTTGTGGACATGTCATTCTAGGCTTATATAAGGCTagtacacatatttttaaaagtttttgttcccCCCCCCCCATTCAAAATCGGcacgaaaaatcaggggcaaaaaaaaattcaaagagcttagaaatttaaaggaaatttaagtgcaatcaaatgaaatcaatttaaaaaggattcccctgcgtttagaataattttcaacatgtttgtttttttgttttcctcaaatctaacattttttgaaaaataatgattgcaaaacaactgatctagtacatgcattttacactagatcagttgttttgcaaaaaaaaaaacacttttttcccaATGTtgagattatggcttgttatttaattttctgtattttttatttttttttgtccccccccccctcgacctcGGTCAGAGCCGACGGACAAAAActgtgaaaaatatttgcatcgaccTAATAGATTTGTATATCTATGGAGCCAGCCATTCAAGAATGGCATTTGAGAAAGGcgtaagttttttaaaattatttttatatctcttaaaaaatactaaaaatatttaacgGGAAAAATACACaacttgtgattttttttcaagtttcaatgccgactcttttaaaattttctcaaaaaatcagaaCGAATTATGAAATCATTAATCTATTTAATTTGTAACAGCCAATAATTGTAAAACTTTTATAAtactttgtaaataaaaaacattcgaGTATTCTACctgaaaatataatatttaaattatgaaataatgaCAGTTCCTTCCACAATTATCAAATGTAAAACTCTGAATTTAAAGCCAtccacaaaatttgaatttttgaaatttgaaaaataatgttgaataaaAATAGTCCCGTATCACAGCGATTCTCAAAGGGGGTACcaggcctacttgatttacatggcagggggtaccggcctagaagaaggttgagaatcgctgccgtATCAGATTGAATACTAGTTAAGGCGTTAAAgacatttaaagaaatttaaaaaataattatgttttttgaaaaaaaaaaactttctttttcAGTAATTAAATCTGAATTTTTGTGGTTTGTgcgaaattttacattaaaagtattaaatttacacatttttaaagatATAATATAAGATTACACATATTTTTCGGACACAAAATCTGTAAACATTCTCCGttgtaaaattatatttttactgttttcttatttaaatgtttgaaagaagAAAAATCACTTCCAACATTGTATCATGTCAATGGGAATCCCTCGAACTAATTACACAggtggatgacttgttttgattttttattctgtgtatttgagcatcgttttagtttcatttggaATTGTAAACGATTGCCAATTTTGGGTAGGTTTTATCAAACATTGCCAATTTTGGGAAAAAGTTTgttaattgttcaaaaatatgttgacgTTTTGCTTTTTGGAAATTGCGAGAATTGTATCGCTTTTTTACCTTATTTTATTATGATAACTATTGTtgctatttaaaaagaaataataacggcataaaaaaatcaagcaaatatttcgaaatttagtgttattttaattcaataaattaaaggGGGTACcaggcctacttgatttacatggcagggggtaccggcctagaagaaggttgagaatcgctgccgtATCAGATTGAATACTAGTTAAGGCGTTAAAgacatttaaagaaatttaaaaaataattatgtttttggaaaaaaaaaaactttctttttcAGTAATTAAACCTGAATTTTTGTGGTTTGTgcgaaattttacattaaaagtattaaatttacacatttttaaagatATAATATAAGATTACACATATTTTTCGGACACAAAATCTGTAAACATTCTCCGttgtaaaattatatttttactgttttcttatttaaatgtttgaaagaagAAAAATCACTTCCAACATTGTATCATGTCAATGGGAATCCCTCGAACTAATTACACAggtggatgacttgttttgattttttattctgtgtatttgagcatcgttttagtttcatttggaATTGTAAACGATTGCCAATTTTGGGTAGGTTTTATCAAACATTGCCAATTTTGGGAAAAAGTTTgttaattgttcaaaaatatgttgacgTTTTGCTTTTTGGAAATTGCGAGAATTGTATCGCTTTTTTACCTTATTTTATTATGATAACTATTGTtgctatttaaaaagaaataataacggcataaaaaaatcaagcaaatatttcgaaatttagtgttattttaattcaataaattaaacttcaaaacttGCTTTTTCAACCTCGACCAACGTCTAGagacataaatttaaattataatatataactgcaagaaaaaataaattaataaaaacctCATAACTTCAAGTTCACCATaatctcaaatttaaattttgattatttgatgcaatgtatcaaatttgaaagaaagtaagattaatttataaattcatttcaaatcaaaatggtttttttgatTCTTTCACGAAAAAGCTAtgacattgatttaaaaatgtttttttcctattttaaaTATTGTGTGGGTTATTGAACACAAGTTGAATATTCGTTATCAAATTTTGGAACttcatttgaaattattttaattattttattatttcggTCAGGAAATAGGGActaaaaaacattgaataatATTCGCTTTGaagtaaaactaaaatttacttATTACACTTACACAGTTAGTTTTGCTcctatattcaataaataaataaaatcaaatttattaattaGTAGATATTACTTGCAACCATATTGTCAATTTTGCACCTAATTCGACGCACAGCCAGAAAATATTCACTCCTCAATTATGCACACATCAGAATGCACACCACCTCTCCACCCCGCTTGCCTACTATGGTGAGTGTCCAAGATAAAAGCTATCGTCGGTTTGAAGCAGAGTCTTGGTGTATGTGtcttagaaagttttttttttctgatgtagtttgaggtgtgcacttttgtaTAGAGCTTTCCACAAGTTGCACGCATGTCTAAACATCGCTGCaatctggaatatttttttttgaatttcttatcaTCGAAACAAAAGTAGGTATTACGGTCATTCCACTTTAATCGTCCACAAATATgtgcaaaatttaaatcatcattttctgatcaagcacaaatttggtgaattttaaattgttgtgtGAAGCCATCTCatccatttttaaatttaatggaaacatgttttgttatgaATTAGATGTTCAGATTTTATTTGAATGGAAGTTATTGACAAAATTACAATCCACTCCCTTGCACTGTACCCTTTACCCGTGTATCGATGATGGTTTATTGCCGCTCTGCTCGCGGGTTGCATTTTTCTTCCTCTTGCTTTCCCACTCACTCACCCCACCAGAGGACAGACCCACAATACAGGCACAATAGTTTGCTCGGTTGCTTGTCTCGTTGTCTTTGTGCTTTCGGGGAGACACATTTCTgtgtgtcagaaaaaaaaacacactaataaaaataacaacaacaccCCGTGAGGTGGCGGCATTGATGGGTTCGAGCTCGGAAGAAGTGAGAAGAAgcgagaaaagaagaaaaaaaatgagtacAGTTAAAGTTTTCATGAGTTGCTTCGTTTTGCAGGTCGCGAGCGCTCGACTTCTTCGCTTCTGCTTTTGCTGCTCTTCTGCTTCGTCTGTGTGGCTGTGACTGAGCTCGATGTAGGTACACAGTTTAtagttggttgttttttttttcgggggcaAACCGCACACTTTCCAAGAAGGTATTGTACTCTCCAACGAAAGAGGAGGTTTTACTTCCGGAAGATGAACTAGATTTGTTGAGTCGAGTGCGAGGAGAAATGAACGAACTAGCGAACGAATTGGCCCCGGCACTGTCCCAGCGCAATCAATCATCGAGCGTTGGGTAGAGtttgtttttgcttgtttttatacAATAGTTATTTGTAATGttatattcaatttattttcattttagttATGACAGCTTTACAACTTAATTTATTTGACTAATTTGTAGCTTTTCCATATTTGTTTAGCGAAAGTTCAAGTAGCTTAATACCGTCATTAAAGGTGACATTGGgttggggtgagattgggtcatacacaaatgctgaaatatttcatgaataaatgaaagttgcttgtATTCAAAATTTAGGTGAAAAGTcaccaatattattttttacttaatgaacatggaaaagaaaatctgaataaatataaatataaaaaaaaccaaatgctAGAATATGTAtgatccaatctcaccccctaAGAAACaaagtcacccctgatgacggtattttgtgaaatataTATTATTTTCTACTGATAATTAAATCATTTGTCAaaactattgaaatttttattgtttttgccaAAATGAATAATTGACTATTGGTGCAAATTGAGTAGGTATTAAAAAAACGTCTTTTCAGAGGTTGACTTCAGCAAGACAGTTTTATTTGTTTCCGAAATAGCTAGATCATTTGCGAACATCTCAatactgaagaaaaaaaatgttggaagcaaatttttcattttttttacagaacaaTATGTTATTCAATTGAAATTAGGATAAAATTTAATTGTCGTCAGTGgttcatagatttttttaaaaatgtgaacatcAACTTTGCTAATTGCACGATTAATTTTCggttattaaaaatatgttttttgtctCTTAGGCACTTTGTTCCAGATactgtcaaaacggcattttaaagtttcatatgactttttcaaatgtttggctagatCATATAATAAGatataattattataaaatgtctttttgtcattttttcgaaaattttagtttttggatCCATTTTAAGTGGACTAAATACCTTAATTAAACTAAAATAGGttttataaaaaagtgtttatttggCCAGGAAAccgttttttaaaattttaagtaatttaaaaattttgattttgaactatcaaatggaaaatgaaatttatgtatttatgtatttttatatatgttaataaaaaaaatattgcacctGATATTTGTGAATTCTTTGTAGTTTGGGagtaaataaattgaattaatgCATTTGCCTGTTTCAAATCATATGATATGCATTTAATTTGTTAGACTTATTCAATGTTTTTGCCCTAAACAGGTGTATAACTATTAAAGATTTGcataatatcaatgaatttatgaaaataaaattctaaagctTGTTTGTCGGTGGTCCCAATATTCTAAATATGCAAAAGATTTAAAAgtcttaaggtgaaacgggaaacTAGTTCTTGGACATCTTCTGTTCGACTTAAATCTATATCTGAGCTCGACAGATTGCTTGCTATTGTCATATTTAGCGTCGTCAAAAAAAGCTGAGCTTCTTGGATTATGGAATTTACATTAAAGGTGCTTCCAAAAACTAGAGTCGTGGTGTCTATATGGCGCtgccttcccgtttcaccttaattgaatgaaaaatagataaaaaaaatacatgcattatgcattagagtgtaacaaaaatgacattttggcgggcattcaagggtttgttccggtgggcatacttagcccaaatccaaaatatgagcttgattggacgtaacaggagctggcgctccgcccttcaattttaaatgggatttaacccgtaaaaaaagattttttcaaaaatgtcactttttgaggcattttggccaccaatgcgcatcttttggtatatataacattgacatttggagcaccctgaagCTCAGTACaagccttcaaagtttggcatttttttcgaaaaatcggtcccggcaaaaaagatatgcgtcgcgcttcgcgacgccctagacgccatttgattttgccggggccgatttttcgaaaaaatgccaaactttgaaggcctgtactgagcttcagggtgctccaaatgtcaatgttatatataccaaaagatgcgcaaggatctggcctacacgccagtgatgtttttggtaaacgcattggtggccaaaatgcctcaaaaagtgacatttttgaaaaaatctttttttacgggttaaatcccatttaaaattgaagggcggagcgccagctcctgttacgtccaatcaagctcatattttggatttgagcttagtatgcccaccggaacaaacccttgaatgcccgccaaaaagtcatttttgttacatcctattatGCATTgtattctgaatagtttacaatcaattttacaagttttttcatttataatgtAAATTTTATTCTAGTTTTTTTGCTTCCTGATTTTCAGGGAAATtttggaggaggaggaagacaaaaattcgaaatattaTTTTCTTGCAAACGTACTTTAAATatattcagagttttttttaatttttgtttgaattgaaTAAGTTCTATgcaaattgtatttaaagtttt harbors:
- the LOC120428853 gene encoding uncharacterized protein LOC120428853 codes for the protein MINKTLLIEFYVSFNAHDWSVYFDVILSETKLNFATVCFILLGSVTNVSHVVVNQNIAAAAVEAQSFFKIRPKFVRNDVLRRNSSRNFHFDQAVTDGNFYQTSKFPKKSDLAVGTKSYYGREPWGSDRISRVVTTC